One Brassica napus cultivar Da-Ae chromosome C2, Da-Ae, whole genome shotgun sequence DNA window includes the following coding sequences:
- the LOC125582205 gene encoding uncharacterized protein LOC125582205 has protein sequence MVTSDRITLLNDVKPFKSTWKVEVKVLHSWTQRSNYPGGDSLQFILADKTGVKIHCTCKRLFLARVKKLQVGQWRFIENVSVTPAAGKYRPTSHAYKLTIISNSNVTNSSLKNDDEFLSLTTFPEIMNGSLDSNILIDVTGQAIDIGDMQVVPVQGQVQITNAFDTSTLEINPPGFDVQDYIRLMPNNELALITDGREVVKPKGNKRQPDQWSIYPERTILDIIMATEIEKCIVTATVDAIDTDWAWYYLGCAKCHYKKVTDITNRDVVPVKHLWYCDTCHQSVTNVAPRFKIHLLLKDDTGETKVMLLDTVAEPILGVSAEVLLNGSLEEVEDPEDLPDQVTALIGKTFKFGVYVNKDSVDYGSHIFNVGKTWSADAIITRADDEDTGDTSTIVSSDRSSGLVSFVSIEYEDNTCLSSTPLSKRKGSSNEIDDLSSTSKKQCSKIIKVEKNTVEK, from the exons ATGGTTACATCAGACCGAATAACTTTGTTGAACGATGTCAAACCATTTAAATCAACTTGGAAGGTTGAAGTAAAGGTTCTACATTCATGGACACAACGTTCTAACTACCCCGGTGGAGACTCTTTGCAGTTCATACTCGCAGATAAGACA GGTGTTAAGATTCATTGTACCTGCAAGAGACTCTTCTTGGCTCGTGTTAAGAAACTTCAGGTGGGACAATGGAGGTTCATTGAGAATGTGTCCGTAACTCCTGCAGCTGGAAAGTACCGACCGACCAGTCATGCGTACAAGCTGACCATCATAAGTAACTCTAATGTCACCAATTCCTCCCTGAAAAATGATGATGAATTTTTGTCATTGACCACTTTCCCAGAAATCATGAATGGAAGTCTTGATTCAAATATTCTAATTG ATGTTACTGGTCAAGCAATAGATATTGGAGATATGCAGGTTGTGCCAGTTCAAg GACAAGTACAGATAACAAATGCATTTGATACTTCAACCTTGGAGATAAATCCACCTGGATTTGATGTGCAAGATTATATCAGACT GATGCCAAATAATGAACTTGCTCTCATTACTGATGGTCGTGAGGTTGTGAAACCCAAAGGAAACAAACGCCAACCAGATCAGTGGTCAATTTACCCAGAGAGAACAATTTTGGATATCATAATGGCGACTGAG ATTGAGAAATGCATTGTTACAGCAACAGTTGATGCAATAGACACAGATTGGGCATGGTATTATTTGGGTTGTGCTAAGTGCCACTATAAGAAGGTTACTGACATTACTAATAGGGATGTGGTGCCTGTGAAACATCTGTGGTATTGTGATACATGCCATCAGTCAGTCACCAATGTTGCACCTAG GTTCAAAATACACCTATTACTAAAGGATGACACTGGTGAAACTAAGGTGATGTTGCTTGATACTGTTGCTGAACCTATTTTGGGAGTAAGTGCTGAAGTACTCTTAAATGGTTCTCTAGAAGAG GTTGAGGATCCTGAAGACTTGCCTGACCAAGTTACTGCTCTGATTGGGAAGACTTTCAAATTTGGAGTCTATGTGAACAAAGATAGTGTTGATTATGGATCCCATATATTTAATGTTGGGAAGACTTGGTCTGCTGATGCAATAATAACTCGCGCAGACGATGAGGACACCGGAGATACATCGACCATAGTTTCCTCTGATCGTTCATCAGGACTG GTGTCTTTTGTCAGCATTGAATATGAAGACAACACATGTTTATCTTCAACTCCACTGTCAAAACGAAAAGGAAGCAGTAATGAAATTGATGACCTTTCTTCTACTTCAAAGAAACAATGCTCTAAGATAATCAAGGTGGAAAAGAACACTGTGGAGAAGTGA